Proteins from a single region of Nitratidesulfovibrio sp.:
- a CDS encoding OmpA family protein produces the protein MRTLFSVLLLCLVLGACAPKTTVVLVPDENGSVGRVVVKAGGAEQPLTAANESTQVADKPAAPRVMPQQEVDRIFGSTVAAMPEPPKSFLLYFPTGSTEPEPASRPALDDAAADITRRAVSNVSVIGHSDSAGDPTANQKLSMARADAVRRMLEARGVPSGVMALSGHGANDPLVPTAPGVAEARNRRVEILVR, from the coding sequence ATGCGCACGCTGTTTTCCGTCCTTCTGCTGTGTCTCGTGCTGGGGGCCTGCGCGCCCAAGACCACCGTGGTGCTGGTGCCCGACGAAAACGGCAGCGTGGGTCGGGTGGTGGTGAAGGCGGGCGGGGCCGAACAGCCCCTGACCGCCGCCAACGAATCCACCCAGGTGGCCGACAAGCCCGCCGCGCCCAGGGTGATGCCGCAGCAGGAGGTGGACCGCATCTTCGGCAGCACCGTGGCCGCCATGCCGGAACCGCCCAAGAGCTTTCTGCTGTACTTCCCCACCGGTTCCACGGAGCCGGAACCCGCATCGCGCCCGGCGCTGGACGATGCCGCCGCCGACATCACCCGCCGCGCGGTGAGCAACGTTTCGGTCATCGGGCACAGCGACAGCGCGGGCGACCCCACCGCCAACCAGAAGCTGTCCATGGCCCGAGCCGACGCCGTGCGCCGCATGCTGGAAGCGCGCGGGGTGCCCTCTGGCGTCATGGCGCTTTCCGGCCACGGGGCCAACGACCCGCTGGTGCCTACCGCGCCCGGCGTGGCCGAGGCGAGGAACAGGCGGGTGGAAATCCTGGTCCGTTAA